In a single window of the Gossypium hirsutum isolate 1008001.06 chromosome D02, Gossypium_hirsutum_v2.1, whole genome shotgun sequence genome:
- the LOC121214749 gene encoding cyclin-dependent protein kinase inhibitor SMR6, whose translation MGVSGKPQVDGGLESEGKKWVIAGISLRAPLKPIYTHPVDDQRDKDSTDDKEDESCSTTPTGQEARIPTLLTCPPAPVKHKPTLKCNYGSVREFFTPPDLETVFIRHV comes from the coding sequence ATGGGGGTTTCAGGGAAGCCTCAAGTGGATGGAGGGTTAGAATCCGAAGGCAAAAAATGGGTCATTGCTGGGATCTCTTTACGAGCTCCTTTGAAGCCTATTTACACACATCCAGTGGATGATCAGAGAGATAAAGATAGCACTGATGACAAAGAAGACGAATCCTGTTCCACCACTCCCACGGGACAAGAAGCTAGGATTCCAACCTTACTCACATGTCCACCTGCTCCAGTCAAGCATAAACCTACTTTGAAGTGTAATTATGGAAGTGTTAGAGAGTTCTTTACTCCACCAGATTTGGAGACTGTCTTCATACGCCATGTTTAA